A single region of the Halobacterium wangiae genome encodes:
- a CDS encoding fumarylacetoacetate hydrolase family protein, producing MHRMRFRDPAGAVRTGEYEDGTVSFGGRSYDPSEVDVLPPCEPSKVVCIGRNYAKHAEERGSEVPDRPMLFLKPPNALAGHGDTVTLPDGKDIEHEAELAVVVGEQCRNLEEDEAMDVVAGFTCADDVSNRTDQSQEQNWVRGKAFDGACPLGPVLATPEELPADASVELRVNGEVRQSSSIERFIFDVPELLAEITAYLTLEPGDVILTGTPAGVAELTDGDSVEVEIEGVGTLEHDVERP from the coding sequence ATGCACCGAATGCGATTCCGCGACCCGGCGGGCGCCGTCCGCACCGGCGAGTACGAGGACGGAACCGTCTCCTTCGGCGGGCGCTCCTACGACCCGAGCGAGGTGGACGTACTGCCGCCGTGCGAGCCCTCGAAGGTCGTCTGCATCGGCCGGAACTACGCGAAACATGCCGAAGAGCGTGGCTCTGAGGTCCCCGACCGCCCGATGCTGTTCCTGAAGCCGCCGAACGCGCTCGCCGGCCACGGCGACACGGTGACGCTGCCCGACGGCAAGGACATCGAGCACGAGGCCGAACTCGCCGTCGTGGTCGGCGAGCAGTGCCGGAACCTCGAGGAGGACGAAGCGATGGACGTCGTCGCGGGGTTCACCTGCGCGGACGACGTCTCGAACCGCACCGACCAGAGCCAGGAGCAGAACTGGGTACGCGGGAAGGCCTTCGACGGCGCGTGCCCGCTCGGGCCGGTGCTGGCGACGCCCGAGGAACTCCCCGCGGACGCGAGCGTCGAACTCCGCGTGAACGGCGAGGTGAGGCAGTCCTCCTCGATTGAGCGATTCATCTTCGACGTGCCCGAACTCCTCGCGGAGATCACGGCGTACCTGACTCTCGAACCCGGCGACGTGATCCTCACGGGGACGCCGGCGGGCGTCGCTGAGCTGACGGACGGTGACAGCGTCGAGGTCGAGATCGAAGGGGTCGGGACGCTCGAGCACGACGTGGAGCGACCGTAG
- a CDS encoding gluconate 2-dehydrogenase subunit 3 family protein, with protein MELTRRDVLAALAATGAAVGAGATLLVEPDGDPVGDHEVETLVAVAGVVYPSAVEGVESFVEQYSVNRVRERPEYAAGVADAVAALDDYSREWNEADFVALDPGVREETLDEMSVDVADPVPDGTDRERVRYYLVNELLYALFTTPTGGELAGIENPQGHPGGTSSYQRGPR; from the coding sequence ATGGAGCTGACGCGACGCGACGTCCTCGCCGCGCTCGCCGCCACCGGCGCAGCCGTCGGTGCGGGCGCGACACTCCTCGTCGAGCCCGACGGCGACCCCGTCGGCGACCACGAGGTCGAGACGCTCGTCGCCGTCGCGGGCGTCGTCTACCCCTCCGCCGTCGAGGGCGTCGAGTCGTTCGTCGAGCAGTACAGCGTCAACCGCGTCCGCGAGCGACCCGAGTACGCCGCGGGCGTCGCGGACGCCGTCGCCGCGCTCGACGATTACAGCCGGGAGTGGAACGAGGCAGACTTCGTAGCCCTCGACCCCGGGGTCCGGGAGGAGACCCTCGACGAGATGAGCGTCGACGTCGCAGATCCGGTCCCGGACGGCACCGACCGCGAGCGCGTGCGCTACTACCTCGTCAACGAGTTGCTGTACGCGCTGTTCACCACGCCGACGGGCGGCGAACTCGCGGGCATCGAGAACCCGCAGGGCCACCCCGGCGGTACGTCGTCCTACCAGCGAGGGCCGCGATGA
- a CDS encoding GMC family oxidoreductase, translated as MNREPSEDVDACVVGAGPAGSLLANRLASEGHNVVVLEAGPRFDSENRERRMERDIRPAHAPDSVWEMGGDRDAYSASGERHYPLNAARVKGVGGSTLHWQGMVMRLHEQDFRLASETGVGVDWPLAYDDLRPYYAAAEDALGVAGASDNPFAPPRERPHPLPAFPPSHSDSLFAEACEELGIATHSVPNARLSEARDGRSACVGYGTCQPVCPSGAKYDATVHVEQAESQGVRVVDRAPVQRLEHDDAGERVTAAVYATPDGTEHRQVASEFVLAAGGVEIPRLLLLSESAQYPEGLANSSGVVGRYFTDHLFAGVGGTLDEPTRQNHVGFNTTESHQFYDRSDDSRGAIKLEFLNYAGPSPVEMALGGDDWGDAMLDRIREDYGTHVAVGALVEQRPRAANRVHLDPERTDDHGNPVPDVVWSLDDYERRTIERANEIQRDILDELGADVEWTVGPETTGPAFHHMGTTRMGDDPEESVVNARLRTHDLANLTIASSSVFPTGGAMNPTLTIAALALKAADHVADRL; from the coding sequence ATGAACCGCGAGCCCTCGGAGGACGTCGACGCCTGCGTCGTCGGCGCGGGCCCCGCTGGAAGCCTGCTGGCCAACCGACTCGCGAGCGAGGGCCACAACGTCGTCGTGCTCGAGGCCGGCCCCCGCTTTGACAGCGAGAATCGGGAGCGCCGCATGGAGCGGGACATCCGGCCCGCCCACGCCCCCGACTCGGTCTGGGAGATGGGTGGCGACCGGGACGCCTACTCGGCCTCCGGGGAGCGCCACTACCCGCTGAACGCGGCGCGGGTGAAGGGTGTCGGCGGCTCCACCCTCCACTGGCAGGGGATGGTGATGCGCCTCCACGAGCAGGACTTCCGCCTCGCGAGCGAGACGGGCGTCGGCGTCGACTGGCCGCTCGCCTACGACGACCTGCGACCGTACTACGCGGCCGCCGAGGACGCGCTCGGCGTCGCCGGCGCCAGCGACAACCCGTTCGCTCCACCCCGTGAACGACCCCACCCGCTGCCCGCGTTCCCGCCGAGCCACTCGGACTCGCTGTTCGCCGAGGCCTGCGAGGAACTCGGCATCGCGACGCACTCCGTGCCGAACGCCCGACTCTCGGAGGCCCGCGACGGCCGGAGCGCCTGCGTCGGCTACGGCACCTGCCAGCCCGTCTGTCCCTCCGGCGCGAAGTACGACGCCACCGTCCACGTCGAGCAGGCCGAGAGCCAGGGCGTGCGCGTCGTCGACCGCGCGCCGGTCCAGCGTCTCGAACACGACGACGCGGGCGAACGCGTGACCGCTGCGGTGTACGCGACGCCCGACGGCACCGAACACCGCCAGGTGGCCAGCGAGTTCGTGCTCGCGGCGGGCGGCGTCGAGATCCCGCGCCTCCTCCTGCTCTCGGAGTCGGCGCAGTACCCCGAGGGCCTGGCGAACTCCTCGGGGGTCGTCGGCCGCTACTTCACGGACCACCTGTTCGCCGGCGTCGGCGGCACGCTCGACGAACCGACCCGCCAGAACCACGTCGGCTTCAACACCACCGAGAGCCACCAGTTCTACGACCGCTCCGACGACTCCCGCGGCGCCATCAAACTCGAGTTCCTCAACTACGCCGGTCCCTCGCCCGTCGAGATGGCCCTGGGCGGCGACGACTGGGGCGACGCGATGCTCGACCGCATCCGCGAGGACTACGGGACGCACGTCGCGGTGGGCGCGCTCGTCGAGCAGCGCCCGCGGGCGGCGAACCGGGTCCACCTCGACCCCGAGCGCACCGACGACCACGGCAACCCGGTGCCCGACGTCGTCTGGTCGCTCGACGACTACGAGCGCCGGACCATCGAGCGCGCGAACGAGATCCAGCGCGACATCCTCGACGAACTCGGCGCCGACGTCGAGTGGACGGTCGGCCCGGAGACCACGGGGCCGGCGTTCCACCACATGGGCACCACGCGCATGGGCGACGACCCCGAGGAGAGCGTCGTGAACGCGCGACTCCGCACGCACGACCTTGCGAACCTCACAATTGCCTCGTCGAGCGTGTTCCCCACCGGTGGCGCGATGAACCCGACGCTCACCATCGCCGCGCTCGCGCTGAAGGCCGCCGACCACGTCGCCGACCGTCTGTAG